The genomic DNA CTATGGATCTTAGCTGGCAATTTTATCAGCTGCCTTAACAAGTGCCTCTGGTGTAGTTGTCGCCATTTCAAGTTACGGGGCAGCAGGCCAACCTGACCAGTCACATCAGTCAAGCGTAGCTCCACACGGTGACTGCTGCTGTAGCATAGACATCATTGATCTATATACAGACACACCACATATCTACATTTGGGTTTGGTTGTGAAAAGAACTCAGACAAGTATAAGTTTATGCCCAGCTCTCACGAACGGTATCCCCGGTCGACGCCAGCACTCCATTGTCTACTACCGCAGCTTGTACCCGCCCGAGCAGAGCCTCTGGAAGGTCTGGTTCCCGTCGTACTTGCGCGAAACCTGCCTGAGCTTTTCGAAATTAGCGTCTCCGTAGCTCCTCATCACGTCCACATGATCCGCCGCATTGTTCGCCCACTGGTTCGGCAACAGGGCATCCCATTTACGTGCCGCCTCGGTGAGCTTCTCCATGAAGGCGTCGTCCATCTGGATGGCTGCAGCATCGTCCGCGGCGTTGTCCCAGTTCACCCTCAGATTGACGGCTGCTTCATGGTTAGCAGGCGTTGCAACGCTTAGCCGAGTTGCTGCGTGCGTGTACGATGAGCGTGGACTCACAGTTTTGGTTGACTTCTTGCCAtccgccggcgacgcctcCCTTCCTGTTGGTTTCGCGCACGACATGCGGCGTTATCGGGTTCCATGACACACCGATGGTGTGTCCCGCGATGGTGCTGGAGTTGTAGTGTTCGAAGAGCATGCCGGCCATCTCGCGGTACAACTCCCTGCTAGCCTTCACGTTGAGGTTCGCCCGGTTAAGGCTGGGGGGCGAGCGTTAAAAACATACCACGCGAGCATCCGTGACTTTCCACTCACCGTTTATCATAGAGCTCCATGACAGGAGTCACATCCTGGGCTGTGTTTTGTGTGAGAGTCTTCCGCGAAGCCGTCACCGACTGTGGCCCAATATTGTACAGGGGCTTTATGGCACTGGGATAGCATCCAGTAAAATTGACAATGTCGGTAAACGGCGTGGCATCGACGGTGGCGAGGCCGATACCTGGAATGATCATCTCCATGTATGGAACATCAAGGTGAGGTTCCTCAAGGAGCGGGCCGGTCTGAAGCTCGTAGAGGGCTTCGGCAACGGCCTTAGCCTGACTCCTGTCGTAAGACAGCGTACCAGACCATACACCATTCGGGAGAGGAAACGTCGCCATATCGAAGCGTGTGACAATACCAAAGTTGTTAATGCCGCCCTTGAGAGCCCACCATAGATCAGCGTTCGACGTCGCGTTGGCATCGACAATGTTGCCGCCAGCGAGCACGACCTGGAAgttgacgacgtcggcgctgGAGAATCCGCGACTGCTGATGAAGTGGGAGAGGCCATCTGCAGAATGTCAATACATGCAATGAACCATGCATCCGTCGGACCATGATGTGTGTGAGTGGCTCATCGGGAATACGTACTGCCAGTGAGCAGGCCCGGTACGCCAACGACCCCAAGCTGACCTCCAGTCACAGCAATACCTTCGTTCTCCATGGCTTTAAAGACTCTTCCCCAGTCGTTTCCAGGCCCGAGGCTCGCAACTTGCTTGGAAGCGGCAAGGGTGATCTTGTCCATCCTCTCCATGGAAAAGAGGATGCCATTCTCGATCCCGGACATTCCCGGGTGCAAAGTGTGCCCTCGACCACGGACGGCGAAGGGTCGGTCGAAAAACTCCATGACCTTGACTCCAGTAGCCACCTGGTCAGGGAATTCCGGGACAAAGATGAGGGATGCATGGAGACGGGCTCGAGAACCACTGCATGAAGGATTAGCGCTGGCGAGTGAAGTAGCAGTAGTAGTATGGATTCGGCCGGAACCCACAAACTGATGTTGAGCGATGTTAAATAGGCCGACGTTTCCGGCAGCAGAACGTTGGCTGGGTACAGGGTATTGAGTAGTTCTTCCGTGTAGTTGAGACTCCCTTGGGCACGTTGGTGGATTTGGCTGCAACAAGCCCAAGGTGAGCATAAAGCTCGTTACCTGGTCTTTGCTAACTCTCATTGCGGGACGTTCGAGTAGTTTTCGTCTGCGGTAGCCACTTGCACGTCTGAGGAGATGGGAGAGGAAGGTAGAAAAGTTAAGATGAAGCCTGGCAAGACTCTCTGGTTTCTGGACACATGGCGCGACTTAACATTTTGAATCCACCCGACTCTCCTCTCCTGCGCCTTGAATAGCCTTGAAGCATGCCTCATTTTCGGGGCCAGGGTCATAGAACCCGAGGCCGGGCGATTTAATGACCACTGTCCAGGATGCGACCTCGGTCGAGCTGTcgaaaaaaaagaaaagacgGTGGTACTGGCCGGCTTCCCGAGTCGAGAGCCAGTGCAGATCGTCCCGTCGTAGTCCGCCAAGCCGACGAATAGTGGTTAAGCCGTTTGGTATGAACCTCTTCATTTGCCAACATGACCCTTTTTCCAACTTTAACGTGTCTCCTTTGGAGGAGCAGCTCACTTCTGGGTGGGGGATGATCTGAACCTTTCTTCTCTCATCGTCCAAGCGTCTTCGAGGTCGTCTGTTTAGTGCACGCCGGCCCGGGACAAGCGTGAACTATCTCGGCCTCCGGATTTCCGGACCCCGATACGGTACACTCATTGCTCGGTGTGACTCTTACATACTCCGCCGGGAGAATGAGgtaggggggagggggacgtTCTGGGGCTGATTTCATTTTCGGCACTCATCCTCCACCGTAACCCTTCCCCGTCGTCGGGCGCGGATTTCATCTTTTCCGAATTcgctcgccgcccgccgctgGCATCATCACCAACTCGACGACGCTCTCCAGCCGCCACTTCCCGTGGCCG from Colletotrichum higginsianum IMI 349063 chromosome 3, whole genome shotgun sequence includes the following:
- a CDS encoding Mitomycin radical oxidase, giving the protein MKSAPERPPPPYLILPADQRSAAGNVGLFNIAQHQFVGSGRIHTTTATSLASANPSCSGSRARLHASLIFVPEFPDQVATGVKVMEFFDRPFAVRGRGHTLHPGMSGIENGILFSMERMDKITLAASKQVASLGPGNDWGRVFKAMENEGIAVTGGQLGVVGVPGLLTGNGLSHFISSRGFSSADVVNFQVVLAGGNIVDANATSNADLWWALKGGINNFGIVTRFDMATFPLPNGVWSGTLSYDRSQAKAVAEALYELQTGPLLEEPHLDVPYMEMIIPGIGLATVDATPFTDIVNFTGCYPSAIKPLYNIGPQSVTASRKTLTQNTAQDVTPVMELYDKRLNRANLNVKASRELYREMAGMLFEHYNSSTIAGHTIGVSWNPITPHVVRETNRKGGVAGGWQEVNQNSVNLRVNWDNAADDAAAIQMDDAFMEKLTEAARKWDALLPNQWANNAADHVDVMRSYGDANFEKLRQVSRKYDGNQTFQRLCSGGYKLR